GCAATTAAACTGTCTCAGCAATTAAATTCAATTATGTTTTTTGCTTTTACTATAATAAATGCCTATTCCTGCAACAATCAAAGCTAGGCTTAAAAGCTGTGCTACGCGAAAGTCTCCAATCATCAAGCTATCCGTTCTAAGTCCTTCTATGAAAAATCTGCCAAAAGAATACAGCATCATATACAATGCAAACATCTGACCGTCGAATTTTTTCTTTTTCCTTATTGCCATCAAGAATATAAAAATCATCAAATTCCACAATGATTCATACAGAAATGTAGGATGTACACCAATCCCATTAATATGAATAGCCCATGGCAGGGCAGTTGGTCTTCCGTAAGCCTCTTGGTTTATGAAATTGCCCCATCTTCCAATGGCTTGTCCTAGAATAAGACCGGGCGCGCATATGTCAGCCAATTTCCAAAATTTTATCTTTTTGTATCTCGTATAAACAATAGCCGTTATCACTCCGCCTATTACAGCTCCGTGAATGGCCAGCCCACCTTGTCTGATGTTTATCATTTTCATAATGTCCCCATCATAGTATGAAAGGTTGAACAGAACATAATACGTCCTAGCGCACAGTACAGCAACAGGTACTGCAAAAATCACAAAATCGAGAACCATATTTTCATCAAGGCCCTCCCTAATCGACTCTCTCATGGCAATGACTACGCCCAGCACCAGCCCTATGCTTATAAGTATTCCATACCATCTAATACCCATTCCAAAAATTTCAAATGCTATAGGATCCATCACGAAACCTCCCCGTCTCTTGGGTAGACGACGCTAAGCACTGTCTTCCCTTCGATACTGTAATTCTTCTGCATTTTCAGATATGTTTCATATTCAAATTTCTCAAGCTCTCTAAAATAGTTGAAAAAGCCTACTCCCTTATGGTATGTCGAAACATAGGCATTTGCAATATATTCCAATGAGTTGAGATATATCAACGATTCACCCTTCAGTTTTCTTTTTATTCTATCAAAGTCTTCCTCCCGTATCTCTTTGGATAATGATTCTATTAATGCTTCTTTCAGAAGCCTATACGCTTCTTGCGGTTTTTCGCTCTCGCCGCCAATTATTATGTGTCCGTAGGCCGGACCATAATTATAATCATACCCAAAATTCTTTCCTATCATCCCGTCTTCGTAAAGCTCCGTATAAAGCTTCGAACCCTTCCCAAGCATATTGGTTAGAAATATATCTATGAAAATTTCTTTTTTCAATATGTCCGATTCTATTTCTGACTCCTGATTACATTTTATTCCCATGTAAAAAATTGGGCTGGCAACAGAAAACATCTCCCTATGCATTTCCTTGACAATCTTATCCCTGTCCTCAGCGATTACCCTTTCTATTTTGCAATTCCTGCTTTTGAAATCTTCGGTAAGAGTGCTTTCAATAACATCTATGGCCTTAAAACGGTCTATATCTCCAATTAAAAATACAATCATATTGCGCGGACTGTAGAATGTACTGTAGCATTTAAGCAACTTTTCCTTGTCTATGCTTTTTATGCTTTCTACAGTTCCGGCAATATCGATATGGATTGGATGCTTCGAATACAGGAGCTTAAGCGTATTTATATAGGCCTGCCATTCCGGATTGTCTTCATACATCATTATTTCCTGCTTAATGATACCTTTTTCTTTTTCAACACTGTCTTGGTCAATATTTAGTGTTTGTACAAAACCTATTAGCGTCTCCAAGTTTTCATAAAATCTGTCAGTACAACTAAACAGATAATTGGTTGAATCATGGCTTGTAAAGGCGTTTGCACTTGCCCCGGTTTTCGAAAAAACCTCGAAAATATCTCCTTCTTCCTCTTCAAATACTTTATGCTCCAAAAAATGAGCTATACCCTGTGGCATATCTTGATACTCACCGTCCGCTATGAAGCTGTTGTCTATAGATCCATATCGTGTGCCAAAAAAAGCGTATTTTTTAGAAAACCCTTTTTTTTCCATCACATGTATTTCTAAACCTTCTTCTGTTTTATATTTATATACCGTTTCTTCCAAATGCGGTATTTTTATTGTTTCAATTTTTTTCAATTTGCTCACCCTTTTTATCTAAGAAATAGACCGTATCCAGAAAAATACCTTCAGCAGCCTTCAAAACACTTGCTTTGTCAATGGCTTCGAATTGCCTTATAATTTCTTCCGCCTCCATATAGGAATGCGTCAATATCCTTGAATAGTAGTAGTTTATTATTTTGTTTGGAGAATCCTTTATCGAGTTTATTGAAGAAATAATTGATTTCTTTGCGTTCTCCATATCCTCTTCGTTAAATAAACCCTGTTTCATTTGTTCAACCTGCTCTAAAATCAAATCAACCACTCTGTCCTTCTTTTCAAAGTCAATTCCGCTGGCTATGAACAAAGCAGAT
This genomic interval from Peptostreptococcaceae bacterium contains the following:
- a CDS encoding prolipoprotein diacylglyceryl transferase; the encoded protein is MDPIAFEIFGMGIRWYGILISIGLVLGVVIAMRESIREGLDENMVLDFVIFAVPVAVLCARTYYVLFNLSYYDGDIMKMINIRQGGLAIHGAVIGGVITAIVYTRYKKIKFWKLADICAPGLILGQAIGRWGNFINQEAYGRPTALPWAIHINGIGVHPTFLYESLWNLMIFIFLMAIRKKKKFDGQMFALYMMLYSFGRFFIEGLRTDSLMIGDFRVAQLLSLALIVAGIGIYYSKSKKHN
- a CDS encoding insulinase family protein translates to MKKIETIKIPHLEETVYKYKTEEGLEIHVMEKKGFSKKYAFFGTRYGSIDNSFIADGEYQDMPQGIAHFLEHKVFEEEEGDIFEVFSKTGASANAFTSHDSTNYLFSCTDRFYENLETLIGFVQTLNIDQDSVEKEKGIIKQEIMMYEDNPEWQAYINTLKLLYSKHPIHIDIAGTVESIKSIDKEKLLKCYSTFYSPRNMIVFLIGDIDRFKAIDVIESTLTEDFKSRNCKIERVIAEDRDKIVKEMHREMFSVASPIFYMGIKCNQESEIESDILKKEIFIDIFLTNMLGKGSKLYTELYEDGMIGKNFGYDYNYGPAYGHIIIGGESEKPQEAYRLLKEALIESLSKEIREEDFDRIKRKLKGESLIYLNSLEYIANAYVSTYHKGVGFFNYFRELEKFEYETYLKMQKNYSIEGKTVLSVVYPRDGEVS